The genomic segment GGCGCCGTTGACGTACAGGTCGTAGGGGTACCACACCATCGCGACGCCACCGTTCACCATCGCGGTGGGTGTGAAACCGCGCTCGACCACGCCGTTCATTGTGGCGTTGCGCTGCGCCTCGCGCGTGCGCACGCGGTACGCAGTAACGCCGTCGCGCGTGGACGTCGGAAACATCACGCCTTCCGGTACCATCAAGTCGGTGAGCGCCACGACATCACCGCGCGTGATGGCGCCGAGCGCCGAGTCCGCAACCGCGATCACGGCGGCGCGTGGGTCAGGTGATGGCGCGGTGGTATTCCCCGCCAGCGCCATCCGCAGCACGGGCTCGAATCGGTCGGCTTGCCGCACCATCCCGAGGTCGCTCGGATGCGAGCCATCGGTCGCGGCCTCGGCATCGTCGCCGAGCAGGTCGTCGCCGTCGAGATAGTAGAGACCCTTGATGCCATCTTTCGTGAGCGCATCCCGGCACGCACGCAACGCGGCGTGATTGTCGGTGTGGAACTGGGTGAGCGCTGGCAGCATCCACGAGTTGGTCTGCCGCCGATCCTCCACCAGCACGATCGGTGTGGTGGGTCGCGCCGCGCGGATCTGCTTGACCAACGGCACGCATTTGAGCGTCACGGCGGCGGCGTCCATGTTCGGCAAGCAGTCGATCACGTACACCGCCGCGTCGATCTTGACCAGCAGATCGCCGACCGCGGCGTCCATGCGGCCGTTGCCGGAGAACCCGAGATTCACGACCGGTCGATCGAAGCGACGCCCGAGGATGGCCACGTGCGTCATGCCGGGGCGAGAGGCGCTGGCGCCGTGGGTGATGGAGGTGCCGTAGAACACGATCGGCTTCTCGGTACGCGGCGCAAGCCGCTCGAACGACGCCCCGACCGGGACACCGATGGACAGACTATCGATGCCATTGTACAGCGGCAGATAGATCGCATACTCGCGCGTTCCGGGCGCCAGTCGCGCGATGATGCTTTGGCGCACCACCTTCGCTGCCGGACGGGTCACGCCAACCCAACGCCATTTTCCGGCATCATCACGGGCGTAGAGATCGAGGCCGCTCGCCCCGATCGCCGTCATGTTGGGCATGGCAAGCCGGTCGCTGAACAACGTGTAGTTCGCCCAGATGGCATCGGCATTCGTCTTGAAACGGACCAGCATACCGGCGCTGTGACGACTTAAGCCCCACACC from the Gemmatimonadaceae bacterium genome contains:
- a CDS encoding SGNH/GDSL hydrolase family protein, with protein sequence MLARLLAAASLMGTLLQAQTPPVAATAPAQPAEPPLQWHDVSQWGVEGRAWPDLERKRWYDRFPSQAEATVTPAVWGLSRHSAGMLVRFKTNADAIWANYTLFSDRLAMPNMTAIGASGLDLYARDDAGKWRWVGVTRPAAKVVRQSIIARLAPGTREYAIYLPLYNGIDSLSIGVPVGASFERLAPRTEKPIVFYGTSITHGASASRPGMTHVAILGRRFDRPVVNLGFSGNGRMDAAVGDLLVKIDAAVYVIDCLPNMDAAAVTLKCVPLVKQIRAARPTTPIVLVEDRRQTNSWMLPALTQFHTDNHAALRACRDALTKDGIKGLYYLDGDDLLGDDAEAATDGSHPSDLGMVRQADRFEPVLRMALAGNTTAPSPDPRAAVIAVADSALGAITRGDVVALTDLMVPEGVMFPTSTRDGVTAYRVRTREAQRNATMNGVVERGFTPTAMVNGGVAMVWYPYDLYVNGAWSHCGVDVFTLVKSSGAWRIASMAWSAEQPPTCEKHPSGPPAKR